The sequence GGCGCCGTCGGTCGTGGCCCCGTCGGTCGTGGCCCCGTCGACAGCCCCGTTGGTCGAGGAGGAAGGCGTGCTCGAGGAGCATGCCATGAGCCCCACGAGACCCGCCGCAAGCAAGGACCACGCTGCTCCTCCCCGAGGCCTTGGGTCCGCCACGGATGAGATGGCGGAAGGGCACCGCGCCGCGGTGGATGCATCCATGGCCGTGGAGGGTCGTAGGTCGATGCCGAGCTCCTTCACGTTGCGGAGTGCGTCGATTGGGGTGCGAGTGAAGTAGGCCATCCCGAGCAGCATAGCGGAGGCGCGCACGCGTTCGGGAGCCGCCTTCGGAGACGGCCTGCCTCTCGGCCGCGTCGAGCCGGTAGGGGTAGCCCAGCGAGACCCAGCTAGAGCCGCTCGTTCTGGATTCGAGGAGTACGGGATATCCCAAGCGATTCAAACTTACTTGGGCCCTGCAGATGACCCACGTGACGCCATGGGGCGGGGCCCGCGCCGTGCGCAGGGTGGGAAAGCGCGGATGGTGGGAGGGGCGGAGCGCCCGTCCACGTCGTAAAGTTTCTTTACTTCTTGGGCCCTAGGAGCGCCGCAATCCGCGCCTTCAGCTCGGGCGACACCCAGCTCTCGAGGCCCCCGTCGGCGAAGTCGGCGTGCTCGGCGGCGCTGCCAGCGAGCGGGGGGCGGAGGGCGCGCTTCGCGGCGGCGTACGCGCTCGCGGGGTGCGCGGCGAGCGTCGCGAGGGCGGCCCGCGCGTGCTCTTGGGCGTCGTCGCGGACGGCGTCGAGCAGGCCGAGCGACAGGGCCTCTGTGGGAGGGAAGAGGCCCGCGCCGAGCACCACGGTCTCCAGGTGCTGGGGCGGGACCCGGCGACGGACGAGATCGAGGATGGCGGGAGGGAAGCGGAGACCGAGCGCGACCTCGTTCAGGCCCATGCGCGGGGCGTTGGGCCCGGACGCGGGGGCGGCGATCCGGAAGTCGCACGCCATCGCGACCACGCAGCCGCCGGCGATGGCGTGCCCGTTTACGAGCGCGACCGTGGGCGCAGGGTAGCGGTAGAGCGTGTCGATGAAGCGGCAGAGCACGTCGAGGAAGCGCTCGGCGCCGGCCCGGTCGAGGGCAGCCACCTCCTTGAGGTTGAGCCCCGCGGAGAAGGCGGGCCCCTCGCCCGAAAGGAGGAGGGGCTGCCCCCCGGCGGCGTCCAGCTGGGCGAGGCAGGCGTTCATCACCGCCGTGCTGAGGGCGTTTCGGCCAGGGCCAGAGAGGGTCAACTTCACCATGGTTGGAGGCGGTTCTAGCACCCTCGGCGCGCTCGCGCCCCACGCCGCGGCGCCGCGCCCGTCTCGCCGGCGTCGTGCCGGGTGACACCTGGCCGCACCTGTACTAGAAGCGGCGTCGATGGCGAACGGAAGCTCGGAGACAGTGCTCGGCAAGAACGTCCGCATTCGCGGCCGCATCTCGGGCGATGGTGATCTGGTCGTGCAGGGCTCGCTCGAGGGCGACGTCACCCTGCGAGGCGACTTCACGCTCGACGAGGGCGCGGAGGCGACGTCGTCCATCACCGCACGCGGCGTGGTGGTCGCGGGGGCGCTCGAGGGCGCCATCCAGGCCGACGCGGAGGTCACGGTCACG comes from Myxococcales bacterium and encodes:
- a CDS encoding enoyl-CoA hydratase/isomerase family protein produces the protein MVKLTLSGPGRNALSTAVMNACLAQLDAAGGQPLLLSGEGPAFSAGLNLKEVAALDRAGAERFLDVLCRFIDTLYRYPAPTVALVNGHAIAGGCVVAMACDFRIAAPASGPNAPRMGLNEVALGLRFPPAILDLVRRRVPPQHLETVVLGAGLFPPTEALSLGLLDAVRDDAQEHARAALATLAAHPASAYAAAKRALRPPLAGSAAEHADFADGGLESWVSPELKARIAALLGPKK
- a CDS encoding polymer-forming cytoskeletal protein encodes the protein MANGSSETVLGKNVRIRGRISGDGDLVVQGSLEGDVTLRGDFTLDEGAEATSSITARGVVVAGALEGAIQADAEVTVTSSGRFRGDVRAAQVTIEDGAVFAGRLDAEFDLPPELMSEPGKRR